The following nucleotide sequence is from Nitrospira sp..
CATGCTTCTGACCATCGATATCGGCAACACCAATGTCGTCTGGGGCTTGTTCGACGGGAGCGAGCTGAAGGGCCATTGGCGTTTGGCCACCGACTCGCGCCGCACCGAGAATGAATACGGCATGCTCCTGCTCGACCTGCTCCGCCACACAGGCCTCGCCCCGGAGCAGATCACCGGATCGATTCTTTCCAGCGTCGTCCCCGCGCTGACCTCGACCTTCGATGCCGTGGTCCAGACTTACTTTCACCTGACGCCGATCATCGTGGGCCCGGAGATCGATTCTGGCCTCACCCTCCGGTATGCCAATCCGAAGGAAATCGGCAGCGACCGGATCGTCAATGCCGCCGCCGCCCATGCGCGGTACCGCACCGACTTGATCATTGTCGATTTCGGCACGGCCACGACATTTTGCGCCGTGACCAAGGCCGGCGAATATCTCGGCGGCGTGATCGCCCCCGGCCTCGGCATTTCCGCCGACGCCCTCTTCTCGCGCACGGCCAAATTGCCCAAGGTCGAAATCATCCGACCCAAAACCGTGATCGGGACGGACACGATCGAGGGCATCCAAAGCGGCCTCCTGTTCGGCTATGTGGGGTTGGTCGATGGCATCGTACGCCGCATGGAGCGCGAACTCGGCCACACCTCCAAGGTCATCGCGACAGGCGGCCTCGCGTCGGTGATCGCGGCGGAAACCGAATCGATCCAGGACGTTCTCCCCTTTCTCACGCTGGAAGGTCTCGCACTCCTCTACCGTCGCAGCCATCGAGGCTGAACCGCTCACTTACCAAAGCGAAAAAACGAGGTTTTCTTCTCATTCCCCGTTGACTTCCCTTCCACGGTGGCTATCTGACTGCGGAGTAAAGGTGCAGACCATGGTTGATGACGATAAGAACTCTCAGAGTATCGACAACTTAGACGCTTCCGAGACACCGATCGAGACGTCCGCCGAAGGCGCAGCCGATCTGCAGCTCGCGCTGGAGTCGAAGACCGAGGAATGCAAGGGCCTGAACGAAAAATACCTGCGGCTTGCGGCGGAGTTCGACAACTACAAGCGTCTGGCACAGCGCGACCAGCGCGAGCAGATCAAATTCGGCAACGAACGGATTTTGAAAGAGCTGCTCCCGGTGGTCGACAACTTGGAGCGGGCGATCAAGTCGGCGAAAGATGCCGCGACCGTGGATGCCCTGACCCAAGGGGTGGAACTGACGCTCAAGCAACTGCTCAGCGCGCTGAACAAGTTCGGCGTCACACCGGTCGAAAGCGTCGGATTAGCCTTCGATCCGGCCACACAACAGGCCGTGGCGCAGGTGCCGTCGGAGACCGTGCCCGAGAACCATGTCGTGGAAGAATATCAGCGCGGCTACCTTCTCCAAGACCGAATTCTCCGCGCCGCAATGGTCTCTGTGTCGACCGGAGCC
It contains:
- the grpE gene encoding nucleotide exchange factor GrpE, with the protein product MVDDDKNSQSIDNLDASETPIETSAEGAADLQLALESKTEECKGLNEKYLRLAAEFDNYKRLAQRDQREQIKFGNERILKELLPVVDNLERAIKSAKDAATVDALTQGVELTLKQLLSALNKFGVTPVESVGLAFDPATQQAVAQVPSETVPENHVVEEYQRGYLLQDRILRAAMVSVSTGAPN
- a CDS encoding type III pantothenate kinase, giving the protein MLLTIDIGNTNVVWGLFDGSELKGHWRLATDSRRTENEYGMLLLDLLRHTGLAPEQITGSILSSVVPALTSTFDAVVQTYFHLTPIIVGPEIDSGLTLRYANPKEIGSDRIVNAAAAHARYRTDLIIVDFGTATTFCAVTKAGEYLGGVIAPGLGISADALFSRTAKLPKVEIIRPKTVIGTDTIEGIQSGLLFGYVGLVDGIVRRMERELGHTSKVIATGGLASVIAAETESIQDVLPFLTLEGLALLYRRSHRG